A genomic region of Paenibacillus sp. PL2-23 contains the following coding sequences:
- a CDS encoding sulfurtransferase TusA family protein codes for MDQQHVHIHADVRLDCKGLACPMPIVRTRKAIADMDGGQVLEVLATDKGSLADLKAWSSRAGHQYLGTLTVDEVYRHYIRKQSTAEAAHPGGSPIPVVSNAELQARRLADPEMVIIDVREEAEFAFGHVRGAISIPLGQLEDRLGELDRERELMLLCRTGTRSEMACRLLVDKGFKRVHNVVPGMSEWDGDTDALTEGQGGLKA; via the coding sequence ATGGATCAGCAGCATGTGCACATTCATGCCGATGTTCGCCTGGACTGTAAGGGCTTAGCATGCCCTATGCCCATTGTGCGAACGCGAAAGGCCATAGCCGATATGGACGGCGGCCAAGTCCTTGAAGTCTTGGCGACCGACAAAGGGTCGCTTGCCGATCTGAAAGCATGGTCGAGCCGTGCGGGCCATCAATACCTGGGTACATTGACAGTGGACGAGGTGTATCGTCACTATATTCGGAAGCAATCGACTGCAGAAGCCGCTCATCCCGGAGGTTCTCCAATACCCGTAGTGTCCAATGCGGAGCTGCAGGCCAGACGACTCGCTGATCCTGAGATGGTGATCATTGATGTGCGCGAGGAAGCGGAATTTGCGTTCGGCCATGTCAGAGGCGCAATCAGCATACCGCTGGGACAGCTGGAGGATCGGTTAGGTGAGCTTGACCGCGAGCGGGAGCTAATGCTCCTGTGTCGTACCGGAACGCGAAGTGAAATGGCATGCAGGCTGCTCGTGGACAAGGGCTTCAAGCGGGTTCACAATGTCGTGCCGGGCATGTCGGAGTGGGATGGCGATACGGATGCGCTGACAGAAGGACAAGGAGGCTTGAAGGCATGA
- a CDS encoding MBL fold metallo-hydrolase: MSTIAGGIKPSELARFVLDRRELVILDVRNEPDYNAWRIEGASIQSVNIPYFELLDGVEEAVKQLPVDREVVVVCAKEGSSVFVAEQLVEEGLSAVRYLEGGMRAWSEHLEPVSIGGLSGGGELYQFNRLGKGCLSYMAIAGGEALVVDAQRLTDVYERIAAERGAAIRYVLDTHLHADHISGGRSLAERTGARYYLPPRDAEEAEFSYESLTDASVLRLGSDGVPVAAFYSPGHTIGSTSLIVDDHYLLSGDILFVSSIGRPDLAGHAEQWAEELRRTLYGSYSELPKELLVLPAHFGHPGELDEHGRVAASLGDLFQGNPGLDLPESQFCRIVTTNLPEQPNAFQQIRLTNLGKLNPSEEERSDMEIGPNRCAVHDH; encoded by the coding sequence ATGAGCACTATAGCTGGAGGAATAAAGCCGAGCGAGCTGGCGCGCTTCGTGCTGGATCGGCGAGAGCTTGTCATATTGGATGTCCGGAATGAGCCGGACTACAACGCTTGGAGAATCGAAGGAGCTTCCATTCAGAGCGTCAATATCCCGTACTTTGAGCTGCTGGACGGCGTGGAGGAGGCTGTCAAGCAACTGCCTGTTGACCGCGAGGTTGTTGTTGTCTGCGCCAAGGAGGGCTCCTCGGTATTCGTCGCAGAGCAGCTGGTGGAGGAAGGCTTAAGCGCTGTCCGTTATTTGGAGGGCGGAATGAGGGCGTGGAGCGAGCATCTGGAGCCGGTTAGCATCGGCGGGCTTTCCGGCGGCGGAGAGCTGTATCAGTTTAATCGGCTGGGCAAGGGATGCTTGTCGTATATGGCGATCGCCGGAGGCGAAGCGCTGGTGGTGGATGCCCAGCGGTTGACGGACGTCTACGAGCGAATCGCCGCTGAACGCGGCGCGGCGATTCGGTATGTGCTGGATACGCACCTGCATGCGGATCATATATCCGGTGGACGCTCTCTTGCGGAACGGACAGGAGCTCGGTATTATTTGCCGCCAAGGGATGCTGAGGAAGCAGAGTTCTCCTACGAAAGCTTGACGGATGCAAGCGTGCTCCGCCTGGGCTCAGACGGTGTCCCGGTAGCTGCCTTCTATTCGCCCGGTCATACAATCGGGAGCACATCGTTAATTGTGGACGATCATTATTTGTTATCCGGGGACATCTTGTTCGTCTCCTCGATCGGCCGGCCGGATCTTGCCGGACACGCGGAGCAATGGGCGGAGGAGCTGCGCCGGACGTTGTATGGCTCATACAGCGAGCTGCCCAAGGAGCTGCTGGTGCTGCCCGCCCACTTTGGCCATCCAGGGGAGCTTGATGAACACGGCAGAGTAGCTGCAAGCTTAGGGGACCTATTCCAAGGCAATCCAGGGCTCGATTTGCCGGAAAGCCAATTTTGCCGGATCGTCACAACGAACCTTCCTGAGCAGCCTAATGCCTTCCAACAGATTCGGCTGACCAATCTGGGCAAGCTGAACCCAAGCGAGGAGGAGCGCAGCGACATGGAGATCGGGCCGAATCGCTGTGCGGTGCATGATCACTAA
- a CDS encoding sulfurtransferase TusA family protein, with product MNPTVIVDTKGMACPMPIVKAKKALDGLSPGDLMLVLSTDKGSLQDFRAWVKGTKHELVKHEEEGGVFSFYVQKR from the coding sequence ATGAATCCAACTGTTATTGTGGATACCAAAGGAATGGCATGCCCAATGCCGATTGTCAAAGCGAAGAAGGCTCTGGATGGGCTGAGCCCAGGCGATCTGATGCTGGTCTTGTCTACGGACAAGGGCTCGCTGCAGGATTTTCGGGCGTGGGTGAAGGGCACGAAGCATGAGCTGGTGAAGCATGAGGAGGAAGGCGGCGTATTCTCCTTCTACGTGCAGAAGCGGTAA
- a CDS encoding metal-sensitive transcriptional regulator: MELYDDSVIRRLKRMEGQVRGVMRMMEEGKSCKDVVAQLSAVRSAADKAMAYIVAHHLEQCIMEEKERGGDTSKLVQEAVELLVKSR; this comes from the coding sequence ATGGAGCTGTATGATGATAGCGTCATTCGTCGCTTGAAGCGGATGGAAGGCCAGGTCCGCGGCGTGATGCGCATGATGGAAGAAGGCAAATCATGCAAGGATGTTGTAGCCCAATTATCTGCCGTAAGAAGCGCGGCCGACAAGGCTATGGCCTATATTGTCGCACATCATCTCGAGCAGTGCATTATGGAAGAGAAGGAACGCGGCGGGGATACGAGCAAGCTCGTGCAGGAAGCCGTGGAGCTGCTCGTCAAAAGCCGATAG